From Acidimicrobiales bacterium, one genomic window encodes:
- a CDS encoding adenylate/guanylate cyclase domain-containing protein, which translates to MARYRRRRPKSVREVLDGLGFDPETIEEAEETGTAELLAIDGLVLPERGKLTLAELADKVGAEPAAVRVLWRSLGFVEPVEDDPMFTKTDVRILRNLIGLTKAGAVRPAVALQLGRVLGQAMSQVATAVVDATEAQAAEARDSDDEAESPFAASAGEILPFLSDAVDYTFRRHLRAAARRRVDLAMLVEGTGQVVGFADLVRFTELSMQLADDELAEVVGRFDDLVHQVVVEHDGRIVKMIGDAAMFTVVDPVQGAMIALEMAEAVAAEDALGSVRIGMAYGPILTRDGDLYGPVVNLASRLVGVGRAGAVNVSHELRDAIGSDHRFALRSLGPKPLKGIGDARVYRLRPGEDWGLDLRTSAPAAAAEIADQLHHP; encoded by the coding sequence ATGGCTCGCTATCGACGTCGTCGGCCCAAGTCGGTTCGAGAGGTACTCGACGGTCTGGGCTTCGATCCCGAGACGATCGAGGAGGCCGAGGAGACCGGCACCGCCGAGTTGCTCGCGATCGACGGCCTGGTGCTCCCCGAACGAGGGAAGCTGACGCTGGCCGAACTCGCCGACAAGGTCGGTGCGGAGCCCGCCGCGGTGCGAGTGCTCTGGCGCAGCCTCGGCTTCGTCGAACCGGTCGAGGACGACCCGATGTTCACCAAGACCGATGTCCGGATCCTGCGCAACCTGATCGGCCTCACGAAGGCCGGGGCCGTACGTCCGGCGGTCGCGCTGCAGCTCGGGCGGGTCCTCGGGCAGGCGATGTCGCAGGTGGCGACGGCGGTTGTCGATGCGACCGAGGCCCAGGCCGCCGAGGCTCGCGACAGCGATGACGAAGCCGAATCCCCCTTCGCGGCCAGTGCCGGTGAGATCCTCCCGTTCCTGTCCGACGCGGTCGACTACACGTTTCGACGTCACCTCAGGGCCGCCGCTCGACGTCGCGTCGATCTGGCGATGCTCGTCGAGGGCACCGGCCAGGTCGTCGGCTTCGCCGACCTCGTCCGGTTCACCGAGCTCAGCATGCAACTCGCCGACGACGAGCTGGCCGAGGTCGTGGGCCGCTTCGACGACCTGGTCCATCAGGTGGTCGTCGAACACGACGGCCGCATCGTCAAGATGATCGGCGACGCGGCGATGTTCACGGTCGTCGATCCGGTGCAGGGCGCGATGATCGCGCTGGAGATGGCGGAGGCCGTTGCCGCCGAGGACGCCCTGGGAAGCGTGCGAATCGGTATGGCCTACGGGCCGATCCTGACGCGTGACGGTGATCTCTACGGGCCGGTCGTCAATCTCGCGAGTCGGCTGGTGGGAGTCGGCCGTGCCGGTGCGGTCAACGTGAGCCACGAGTTGCGCGACGCGATCGGCAGCGACCACCGGTTCGCACTGCGCAGCCTCGGGCCCAAACCGCTCAAGGGCATCGGGGATGCGCGGGTGTATCGCCTGCGTCCGGGTGAGGACTGGGGACTCGATCTACGGACGAGCGCTCCAGCCGCGGCCGCCGAGATCGCGGATCAGCTCCATCATCCGTGA
- the phnE gene encoding phosphonate ABC transporter, permease protein PhnE, with translation MTATIPPDQADTAARTRPAPPRGSQVFRLAMVVVIGLAFVWGVSGLDASWTRLRTAPGDAWAIIRLMWPPDFATEIDRGVLGKVLESVYIAWVGTVIAATLSLPLAFLASNNVSPSFVRLPIRQLFNVIRAVPELIVAVVLLGVVPLGPWAGALAIGLHSIGTLGKLSSEEIESSDHGPVEAVEACGGTFVSRVRWGVLPQVMPQITSYWLFRFEINVRASAVLGMIGAGGVGSELIAQLNFRNFPQVGAVLIITIAVVVFIDTVSSAIRKRIIAGTSGDPSRMMELIRDLGGRGWSARP, from the coding sequence ATGACGGCGACGATTCCGCCCGATCAGGCCGACACCGCGGCCCGCACCCGACCCGCTCCCCCGCGTGGGTCGCAGGTCTTCCGCCTCGCGATGGTTGTGGTGATCGGCTTGGCCTTCGTCTGGGGCGTCTCGGGACTCGACGCATCCTGGACCCGGCTCCGCACCGCCCCCGGCGATGCGTGGGCGATCATCCGCCTGATGTGGCCACCCGATTTCGCCACGGAGATCGACCGGGGCGTGCTCGGCAAGGTCCTCGAGTCGGTCTACATCGCGTGGGTCGGCACCGTCATCGCGGCAACGCTGTCGCTGCCACTCGCGTTCCTCGCGTCGAACAACGTCTCGCCGAGTTTCGTTCGTCTGCCCATTCGCCAGCTGTTCAACGTGATCAGGGCCGTACCCGAACTGATCGTCGCCGTCGTGCTCCTCGGGGTCGTGCCCCTCGGCCCGTGGGCCGGCGCCCTCGCCATCGGGCTCCACTCGATCGGCACGCTGGGCAAGCTCTCGAGCGAGGAGATCGAGTCGTCCGACCACGGTCCCGTCGAGGCCGTCGAGGCCTGCGGCGGCACATTCGTCTCACGGGTCCGCTGGGGCGTGCTGCCCCAGGTGATGCCGCAGATCACCAGCTACTGGCTGTTCCGCTTCGAGATCAACGTCCGCGCCTCCGCCGTGCTCGGCATGATCGGGGCCGGCGGCGTCGGCTCGGAGCTGATCGCACAGCTCAACTTCCGCAACTTCCCCCAGGTCGGCGCCGTGCTCATCATCACCATCGCCGTGGTGGTGTTCATCGACACCGTTTCGTCGGCGATCCGCAAGCGGATCATCGCGGGGACCAGCGGCGACCCGTCACGGATGATGGAGCTGATCCGCGATCTCGGCGGCCGCGGCTGGAGCGCTCGTCCGTAG
- the phnE gene encoding phosphonate ABC transporter, permease protein PhnE → MTGATTPGATQRPTKPRRNPLVYLVAIALVAWTVFTARQVGFRWSTFIDIWTNKLWGLFWPIPWDWVLDRGNVIDPLIETFQIAIVATVIGCGLALPAAFAMSRLTTPNAPTYWVSRILMSIVRAVPDLFWAKILVTAIGIGAFAGSWALSIFSFAVMVKLFSETIDGADPGPLEAARAAGARHVPAVRTGVLPTVLPSYVAYALYVFELNIRASIVLGLVGAGGIGRIIEAQRSFFRFDRILGILILVFVVVFVIEQISVALRRRLV, encoded by the coding sequence GTGACCGGGGCGACAACCCCCGGCGCAACCCAGCGTCCGACGAAGCCGCGGCGAAATCCGCTCGTCTATCTGGTCGCCATTGCGCTCGTGGCGTGGACCGTCTTCACCGCCCGCCAGGTCGGCTTCCGCTGGTCGACCTTCATCGACATCTGGACCAACAAGCTCTGGGGCCTGTTCTGGCCGATCCCATGGGACTGGGTCCTCGACCGCGGCAACGTGATCGACCCGCTGATCGAGACCTTCCAGATCGCGATCGTCGCCACCGTGATCGGCTGCGGACTCGCGCTCCCGGCCGCGTTCGCCATGAGTCGGCTCACCACCCCCAACGCACCCACCTACTGGGTGAGCCGCATCCTCATGAGCATCGTGCGCGCGGTGCCCGATCTCTTCTGGGCGAAGATCCTGGTGACCGCGATCGGTATCGGGGCGTTCGCCGGGTCGTGGGCGCTGTCCATCTTCTCGTTCGCCGTGATGGTCAAGCTCTTCTCCGAGACCATCGACGGCGCCGATCCCGGGCCGCTCGAGGCCGCGCGGGCCGCGGGCGCCCGTCACGTGCCGGCCGTCCGCACCGGCGTGTTGCCGACGGTTCTCCCGTCGTATGTGGCCTACGCGCTCTACGTGTTCGAGCTCAACATCCGTGCCTCCATCGTGCTCGGTCTCGTCGGCGCCGGTGGCATCGGTCGGATCATCGAAGCCCAGCGCAGCTTCTTCCGCTTCGACCGGATCCTGGGCATCTTGATCCTGGTATTCGTGGTCGTCTTCGTGATCGAGCAGATCAGCGTGGCGCTCCGCCGGAGGCTCGTCTGA